From Neomonachus schauinslandi chromosome 12, ASM220157v2, whole genome shotgun sequence, the proteins below share one genomic window:
- the FAM71F1 gene encoding protein FAM71F1 gives MLSSVPQRKTRWKSKKTVKVTRSFPTFPSLNAWEEVRGLLPVDGEPNPGVGLGVEEGLLCQMLHSPEFNLFPDSVVFESNFVQVRKGRNWIDIYKASNTMALGVTSSVPCLPLPNILLMASVKWHQGQSQTWNRPSMAPNIRLKRILPLKFVEFQVCDRLQRILRLRTVTEKIYYLRLHPDHPETVFHFWIRLVQILHKGLSITTKDPRILVTHCLVPKNSCSPSGDSNVIEKKPQASQPSESLMQLMAKGESEALSQIFADLRQHNEFSSRSSKKTQTKRDSSGKKDTHSEDGIPCTRDLSWRDSLTYGEWERENPSGPQPLSLLSTLAASTGPQLAPLI, from the exons ATGTTGTCATCAGTTCCACAGAGAAAGACTCGgtggaaatcaaagaagacagtAAAAGTCACAAGATCTTTTCCAACCTTCCCTTCCCTGAATGCCTGGGAAGAAGTCAGGGGCCTCTTGCCTGTGGATGGGGAGCCAAACCCTGGAGTTGGCCTGGGTGTGGAGGAGGGACTGCTCTGCCAGATGCTTCATTCTCCAGAATTCAACCTATTTCCTGACTCAGTGGTGTTTGAAAGCAACTTTGTCCAG GTCAGAAAGGGCAGGAACTGGATAGACATCTACAAAGCCTCCAACACCATGGCCCTTGGGGTAACCTCCTCCGtgccctgcctgccccttcccaatATCCTCCTCATGGCTAGTGTCAAATGGCACCAGGGACAGAGCCAGACATGGAACAGACCATCTATGGCCCCAAACATCAGGCTGAAGAG GATCCTCCCATTGAAGTTTGTGGAGTTCCAGGTCTGTGACCGGCTTCAGCGCATCCTGCGTTTGAGGACAGTCACCGAGAAGATCTACTACCTAAGGCTCCACCCTGACCATCCTGAGACTGTCTTCCACTTCTGGATCCGACTGGTTCAAATTCTGCATAAGGGCCTGTCCATCACCACCAAGGACCCTAGGATTCTTGTCACTCACTGTCTGGTACCCAAGAACAGCTGCAGCCCCTCGGGAGACTCTAACGTAA TAGAGAAGAAACCCCAAGCCTCCCAGCCCAGCGAGAGCCTCATGCAGCTGATGGCCAAGGGGGAGAGTGAGGCGCTCTCTCAGATTTTTGCCGACCTGCGCCAGCACAATGAGTTCAG TTCCAGGAGCAGCAAAAAGACACAGACCAAAAGGGACAGCTCAG GCA AGAAAGATACTCACAGTGAAGACGGCATCCCTTGCACCCGCGACCTCAGTTGGAGAGATTCGCTCACTTAtggagagtgggaaagagagaacccCTCTGGGCCACAGCCCCTTTCACTCCTCAGCACCCTGGCAGCCTCCACGGGGCCACAGCTGGCCCCACTCATATAG